GACAATCCATGACAGATACACCCAAACAAACAAAATAGGAATGGTCGCAAGTGCCCCATAAATCACTTCATAAGATGGGAAGTTACTTACATAAGCTGCAAACCCTTTTTTACTGAGCTCAAATAACAGTGCGGCAAACATCGCGCCTGGTAAAGAGGCTTTAATAGGCACTCGGATATTAGGTACAACAGTATAAATCAACATAAAGCCCGCGGTAGAAATCACGTAAGGTAGCAATCCAAGTAAAAAGCCGCTAAAACCTGGGATCCCCTCATCGGCATACGCTGCCAAGCTGACAAGGTACGATGTCATACCTAAGCTTGCACCCAATAAAACCGGGCCAAGCGTTAATACCATCCAATAAACCGCAAACGAAATCACAACCGGACGCTTCTTCTGCGTACGCCAAATACGATTGAGCGTTGCATCTACATTACGAATCAAAAACAGCGCTACAACGATTAAAAAACCAATACCCATTGCCGTCATTTGGCTCGCATTACCCGTAAATGCACCTATGTGCTCTTTAATGGTTTCTGAAGAGGTTGGCACGAAGTTATTAAAAATAAAATTTTCGATAACCGCTCTAAAGTCCTGAAACACAGGAAACGCAGAAAAAATAGCAAATACTACAGCAAGCATTGGAACTAATGACAACAAGGTTACATAGGCTAAATAACCAGCATTGACGGTAATTTGGTCATCTAAGCAACGTTTGCCATACCCCTTAAACCAAAAGGCGGCGTAGCGTATTGCTTTACCAAATTGCTGAAACATCTGGGAGTAATCGACTTTATTCTGCATCGTAAGCGCTACTAATAAAAAAATATTGCCATATAATAACAAGATAATGGAAAGCATAAAGAGAATTGAACACACTATGAAAAAATTACTGCTCGCTGTCGCAACTACAAGCTTATTAACCCTTTCTGGCTGTCAAACAGCTTATTACTCTGCAATGGAAAGCGTAGGTGTTCACAAGCGCGACATTCTGATTGACCGTGTAGAAGAAGCAAAAGAGTCGCAACAAGATTCTCAAGAAGAATTCCAATCAGCCTATGAGCGCTTAACAACATTAATTAATTTTGATGGTGGTGAGTTACAAAAAGTTTACGACCAACTTAATGATGATTATTTGGCGAGTAAAAAGTCAGCTGAAGATGTATCGAGTAAAATTAATGCCGTTGAAGACGTAGCCGAAGCACTGTTTGATGAGTGGGAAGAAGAATTAGAGCAGTATTCAAACGCTAAACTAAAACGCGATAGTCAAAAGAAACTTTCCGCGACTAAGCGCCAGTTTGAACAACTATTACGTTCAATGCGTCGCTCTGAAAGCAAAATGGAACCCGTTTTAACCGCGTTAAACGACAACGTTTTATACTTAAAACATAACCTTAATGCGCAAGCAATTGCCGCAATTAAAGGCGAGTTTTCTACATTAAAACGTGATATTAAAACACTTATGAGCGAAATGAATAAATCCATTGCAGATTCAAATAAGTTTATAGCGCAGATGAATAAGTAAAGATTATTTAGTTCAGGTTGTGCGAGTTTGCTTGCTCAACCTTTTCCCAATTTAAAGCTATATTTACATAATAAAACTTAGATGCCTACATAAGAAACCGCTGTTACTCTCAATTATTACCATTCATCAGCTTTTTACGCCATTTCTCATATAATATTCCCTTTAACCACTTCCATATATTATTTTATAGCGAATACCGTGATGTTAAATATTTGTATTGATTGCTCACGAACTTATTGTACAAAAATTCATAAAAGGACATTAGTTATGGCAAAGCATTTAAAAATAATTACAAACCTGTTGATAGGTGCAATCTTATTCTCTGCACCCACGTTTGCTGAGCGATTAGATATTGGTTCAACATTACCACAGGACCTTGGTAAAACATTTGAACATAAAGAAATTAGTTATGAAAAATTTAAAGGACAACAAAACTACATATTAGTTTGGGACGGTTCAAACCCCTATGTTTTAAGTAACTTACTTAAAAATACCAAAGACACACCAGCCCCAGTTATTGTTTTCTGTACTGGTTACGTAAAGTTAGGTTCTCGGAAAAAAGATTATAAATCTTGTGAATATCAAGAAGGTGTAATAAATAGTGATCGAGTAACTATGCTGTACTCAAGAAGTCTCCGACTAGAAAATGATATTTTGTTACCCAAAGCAACGCATCTCTTCATTTCAGATGAGAGCGGTAAAATTACTCACAAAAGTAATTTACAACAAAATTAATGCTAGCTGAAAGTGCACTTCATTTAAAAGTGCACTTAACTTGTGTAACTGATTATTGACAGCCACGCTCAACACATAGCTTTGCTTAGTTCTTTAATCCGCAATCATTATCTAACCAGTTAATTAAGTTGCTATAGAACTCGTTTTTATGATCATGAAACAAAGTATCATAAAAATGGTCGGCATCTTCTAGTTCAACATACTTATGAACTTTGTTTAACTTCTCTAGTTCAGTCACAAATTTTCGACTATGAACAACAGGTACTCTCTCATCAATATCACCGTGGATCACCATAATTGGAATATTCACTTTCTCAACTTTATCTATAGGAGAAATACCAGTGATAGTTGGCTGTTGAAGTTCGCTAAGGAACTCATCTTCATTCAGTGTAGCATTGATTCTACTTAAATCACTCACACCAGCACCGGCTACAGTACATTGATAAATATTCTTTTCTCGCATTGATGCAGCAAATGCAGCATAACCACCATAGCTCCAACCAAACATTGCCAATTTATCTATTGTGGTATAGCCTTTTTCGACCAAATACATTGCGGCGTCATCAAGGTCATCTTGCATCTTAAGACCCCAATTATTATCCCCTGCAACCCAATGTTCCAAGCCATAACCCGTAGAACCACGGTAGTTAGGCTGAATTACAACATAACCATTCGCCGCTAAAAGCTGCGCCCATTCATCAAAGATGATCGTGTCACGTACCCACGGACCACCATGCGGTAGCACAATTGCAGGATGAGGTCCTTTTGTATTTGGCGTTGTCACATAAGCGCGTATTTTTCTACCATCACGAGCGCTATAGCTAATGTATTTTACGTCGGCTAATTTATCCTCAGTAAGTAAAGGTAAACGCCCGCCAATTTTATCTAACTTTTGTTTATTAGTAATTATGTAAAAAGTACCAGGATCTTTATTAGAACTTGTCTGAACGACTAACACATCATCACTATTAGAACGACTAGTAATATTGACAAACTTCCTCGGAAATAAACCCTCTAAGCTTTGGTATAAAGCATCTTCATTAGGATCTGTAAAATATCGCTTAGGCCAGTTTGTTGTGTATGAATAACCGAGCAAAGAACCCCATTTATTTTGTATAATACTGCCAGCATCAACAGATTTCAGCCCAAATAAGCGTTCCGATATTTCTCCAGTTTCAATATTAAATGTATAAATACCGGTTTTATCTTGCCCTAAATTTGCGCTGATATACATGTCGTTAGGTGATTCCTTTGAAAAACCTAAAAAATCATAGCTTTCACGACTTTTTGGAGAAATTGTTTTTATCTTTTTCCAATTAGTGCTCCCTTTCCTACGCGCAAACAACTCTATGGAGTTTGTAGCCCTATCAAATCCTCTAGCTGCACGAATATCACCGTCCGCATCAGCAACAAACCCACCAGTTATTTCAGTGTTACCTCGCATAACTGTTTTGAAACTACCGTTATCAAGATTATATCTAACTACATCAGGGATACGATTATCGTTTACATCAGTCAATGCCAGAACAGTGTTATCTTCTTTAGGTAACAGATCAAATATTTGAAAGAAACCTAAACGTTTGTTATTTGAGGGAATAACCCACTTGCCTTTACCATCAGCGTCCGTAATTGCAAATTCATTAACCCAACGTTTAGAGTTTCCATCTTCTAGTATTTGGCGAAAGCTAACGCCTATTTTTTCATTATTAAGAAAGCCAACACTCGATACCATCATCTTGCTGGCCCCTAAAACTACTGGCTCTTTCTTTAAATTAAATGGATCTCTTATTTCAATTACATAATCGCCATTTTTAGTTGTCGCTCTGAGAATCGCTACTTTTTTACCATCTGGAGATACAGAAACACTTCGTATCATTGGCATCATTGTAAATGCCTCAAGCGTAACATTCGATGAGTTAGCTAATTCACTAGCTAATGAATTAGTTGGATAAGCCAAGCTTGCAGCAAGCACTCCAAGGGCCAATATTATTTTTGTCATTATCATAGACCTCAATTAAAAATGGCCTCATCAGAGGCCATTTGCTAAGTTACAACGCTCAATTAGAAGTTAACTGAGAAGTTGATATAAGGCATGCGGCCATACATGTCATAACCAACACCTAGAGGTACGTTAGTATTAGAGAATGAACCACTTGGATCAACTTTAGGTGGAGCTTCATTAAATACATTACGAACACCCGCAGAGATTAGATATTCATCAGAAGACCATGAAACTGATACATCATGCTTCCAATAGTCTTCAGTAAAGCCTACAGGGCGACATTTAAGGCGCTCACCAGCGCTATTAAACAAGCCTGTACAACCGGTTGTATCTTCCTCAAACTCTCCTAAATCGTCTTCTTTACCGCCTGAGATGTAACGAGCCATCCAGTTAAAGCGGAAGTCGTCATAAGAAAGCATTAGACGAGCTGTACCACGCCATTCAGGATAATCTGGTTCACCCACATTATCATCGACAACACCTAACACATCGTACAGGGCTTCAGTCATCTTGGTTGCTTGAAGGTCAACTGTTACACCCAAGTTTTGTTCTGAAATAACAAAATCTTGATTATAGTAAATATTATAGTCATAACCTTGAGACGTTAATAAACCTACGTTGATGAATGATTGGTCAACTAGACTAATTTGACCGCCTTCATCACGACTAATACGGCTACAGAAAGCTGCATTACCATCTGCACCATAACATTGGTTAATGCTATAGAAAGCTGATGGTTCAGCAATACTATTAGTTACTTCAATATCGAATCGAGTTACAGAAAGCGTTATATCTACGTCTTCAATAAATGGCTGCTCAATAACAAAGCCATATGTCTTAGCTAGTGACGTTTCAGGGCTCAACTCTGTTGTACCGCCGCTGATAACTTCAGTACTTGTTGATTCAGTGAAGGTAGGATCCAAACCTAATGAAGTTGGATCTAAACCATCAGAAACACAACGAGCTAGAGTTACATCATCACGCGGGTCATTAGCTGCATCATATGTTGGAATTGCATCTGGGTTGATTGGATCTGAGATACGAGCATCACTTGGAACAACACACGGGTCACTCACAGTCAAGAAGCCTGAAGTACCGTTTAAGAAACGCTCACGTAAGTTAGGTGCGCGGAATGATGTACCTTGAGTACCACGAAGCGTAATCCATTCAACCGGACGATAAACAGCTTTTACAGAGTATGTACTTTCTGGGTCATAGTAGCTTTCGTCAGAAATACGACCAGATACAGTCAATGTAAACTCTTCAACACCTGTTACACCTTTAACAAGTGGTAGGTCAATTTCAGTAAATACTTCACGAAGACTACGAGAGCCATCCGCACCTTGGTCTGAGAAATAACCCCATAGCAAGCCTTGTGCAGCTACTGCGTTAGGATCTGATTCAATCTCGTCACGACGATATTCAGCACCAAAAATACCTGATACTGTTTCATTGTTCCAAGGCAAAGTATACAGATCGCCACCTAAGAATCCATTAACAACTAATTGATTAACTTTCGTTTCAATTTTACGTTGATCGAACAGATAATTGTATTCTGCGTCTGTCAACGTACCACCACCTGGTTGATAAATATTATCCGCAAACAGGTTAACTGGAACACAGCCATCAGTGCCATCACCACACGTTACAGTACCATCAGCATTTAGAACAGACGTGTTCAATGAATGTAGTAGTCGTTGTTCGTTAAAACCATTACGGACATCAGTACCTTTTGATGCACTGTAAGAAACATACGCATCATAATACCAATTATTTAAGTTAATCGACTCTAGGCCTGGTAAATTACCTGTAACACCTGTTACTAATCGGTATTGGGCAACATCAACTTCAAAACGATCACGGTCACCACGAATATTAATAATAGGATCAACATCTAATGGACCAGCATCACCAAAGCCTAGTACACCAAAACAATCTACCTCACCATTTACACCACATGGATTATATGGGTTTGAAGCCGGAACAGTTTCAAATAACTGAGCACCAGGACTGAATACTGGAGAGTTACGTTGCGCATACAAACCTTCGTAATAAAAAGTTGTATCATTGTCATCGGCAAAGTTATGCTCACCATTTACCATGAATGAAAGACGTTCATTGCGGCTGCGGTAATCACCACTCTTATAATAATCAGACTGCTGGAATGCATATAATGGATCTTGGAAGTCAACATCACGCAAACCATCTCCATTACCGTCTACAATAGCGCCGTCAAGGTCGTCAATAATACCATCGCCATTGAAGTCTGCTAAAACCCACTCAGGGAATAAACCAGCATATTGTGAAGGAACTGTCGTTTCACTTAAATTTGGAATGCCTGTGTTAGTATATCCAGGAGTTACATATAGACTACCCCAGAAAGCTGGAACGAAAACACGGTTTGTTAGCGGAAAAATATCACAGGTATCTTCACCACCAGCTGTAGGACCAATACCGCTAAATCGTGTAATGATATCACCTTCTTCAGATTCAAAAATACGCTCTTCACAACCTTTTGCAAAAGCAGTTTCTGAGTATGATTGTGCTTTTGAATCAGCGTATTCTAGACCAACAGTAATGAAACCATTGTCGTAAGTGTCACCCCACATAACAGAAAGATTTGATTGTTCACCGCCACCACTTTGCGGCGCTTGATAAGAACCTTGAACTTCAAAACCTTCAATATCTGACTTTAATACTACGTTCGCTACGCCAGCTACTGCGTCAGAACCATAAACCGTTGAAGCGCCATCAAATAAATTCTCTACACGATCAATCATTACGCCTGGAATCAAATTGAGATCTGGTGAAGTAGGCGCGCCTCCAACCCCTGCAGGAGCCATACGACGACCATTAATGACAACAAGTGTACGCTCAGCACCTAAACCACGGAAACCAATTGTCGCCGCTCCTGGTCCGTTATCTAATACATAACCACCAAACGTGTTATCAATCTGAACACCAGCTGCTTGGTTGGTTGATTGAAGCATTTCACCAGCTTCGAATAAGCCCATCTCTCGAGAAAGGTCGCCGCTAATGACTTGAATTGGTGATGCGTTCGAAAATTCAGCTTTACGAATTCGAGAGCCAGTCACTACAACCTTTTCAATTTCCTCGTCTTCCGCATTATTTTTTTCTTCTTCTGCGGCAACACCTGCAAAGCTGGTTATTGCACCTGCAAATAGCGCAGACTTAACGCTAAGTGCTAATAAGTTTAATTTTTTCAAAATGAGATTTCCCTGAAGTTTTCTAAATGTTAATTGTCACAAATTACACAAATGTTTCTCTTTGTTTAAAAATGTAATCCGAACAACACAGTTTTAACATAAAAATTACAAAACATGAGTACTATTCGACAAATAACATTATTTACATCTAAGCTAAGCCAAAAAGAAAAACACAGAAAAACACAGAAAAAACAACAAACTACAAAAATATCGATAGTAAAATTTAATTTACACACAATTTAATTGTTTACAATCATTTACACTGCATCTGAAGTTGTTGATGTTACAAGAGGAGGGGATGGGCGTGTTAAAGGTTAAGATCGTTAGTTTTGAGCTGGATAAACGTAATTTTAGCAAGGTAACTAAAACGTCACCTTACTAAAATGCAAAAATTTAAACTTTAATTAACATCAACGATATATTTCAACTTTACGAAACTTAGCCGCATCGATTATTGCCCATAAGTGGAAAATACCGCCAATGATTGCTGGAACGACAAAAAACCATAAAGCGTAGCCACCAAATACAACAATCGCAAATATCAGTGCCGCGCCAATGCGCCCTTGTACCAACTGCCCAAGACCTGGGAAAAACACGTTACAAATAGCAGCGATTACATTGCCTGCTGATCCTTGTTCTGCCATATAAACCTCTCAAATTTCCAATTTATTTAATTTAAATCAAACTCTGTGCCAAATATATATTAATATAACTTTCAGTGTGTTAGCTTAATTTCGTATCTTGCTAACAATTCATTATTAGTAAGATTGACTAAAATAGAGCTAATTACACTAAATATGGAGCTTGCCATGAAATTAACATTTATCGGGGCAGCAAGTACAGTTACAGGTTCAAAACACCTACTGGAAGTAGATAACCTAAAGATCTTAATTGATTGCGGCCTTTACCAAGGCATAAAAAACTATCGTACTCGCAACTGGCAAGCTCTTCCGTTTGATGTAACTAAGTTAGATGCCGTTTTATTAACCCACGCGCATATCGACCATTCGGGTTATATTCCGCTTTTATACAAGCAAGGATTTAGAGGCCCTATTTTTTGCTCTCACGAAACACTTAAACTGTGTGAAGTATTACTGCCTGACGCAGGCTTTTTACAAGAAGAAGACGCAAAATATGCAAATAAAAAGCGCTTCTCTAAGCACTCTCCAGCTGAACCACTGTATACATTAAGTGATGCTAAAAAGTCGCTATCCCTTTTTGTGCCGCTCGATTTTCAACACAATGTCGAAATTTTGCCAAATATAACAATTAACTTAAAACCAAATGGGCACATTCTCGGCTCTTCAAGTATTGAATTAAACGCAAACAGTAAAACGTTAGTTTTCAGCGGAGATGTTGGTAGGCAAGACGACCCAATTATGTACTCGCCAGAGCCGATTTCACCCTGTGACTTACTAGTTGTAGAGGCAACGTATGGTGACAGACGTCATACTGCAACCGACACCAAGCAAATTCTCGCCGGTGCCATAAATGATACGTTTAAGCGTGGCGGTATATTTCTTATGCCCTCTTTTGCCGTTGGCCGCGCACAGTTAATTTTACATTTAATCGCTGAGCTAAAAAGAGAGCAGCGAATTCCGAATGTACCGGTTTATCTCAATAGCCCGATGGCAATAAAGGTCACCGATCTTTATGAAAAAGCCCACAAGCACCACAAACTAACCAAAGAACAATGCCAAGCCATTGATGACATGACAGAGTTTGTTAAAACGCAAGAAGAGTCGGAAATGCTCAATAGCCGCAATCTACCCTGTATTATTGTATCAGCAAGCGGCATGGCTAGCGGTGGACGGGTATTACATCACTTAAAAAGTTTATTGCCAGATGATAAACACACAGTCGCATTTTTAGGCTTTCAAGCAGCAGGCACACGCGGTGAAGCGCTTATTAATGGCGCCGAAAGAATAAAAATTCATGGCGAATATATTGATGTAAAAGCAAACGTTCTAAACCTAGATTCACTTTCGGCCCATGGTGATTATCAAGATATTCTAAATTGGTTGCAGCAAGGCGAAGCATTTCCAAAGCAAATTTATATTAACCATGGTGAAGTCAGTGCATGTGACGCAATGCGCTGCCACATTAAGGAGCAGCTTGGCATCGACGCCAAAGTGGCTGAGTATTTGGAACAAGTGGCACTTTGAAAACCCAATTTTTAGCCTACCAAGGTATTTATATCGCATTTAATGATAAATTGATGGCAAATGAACATAGCCATCAATTTATTCAAATTAACTTATTGTCGCCACAAGCCAGTATTACTGTTGACCAAAAAACGCTTTCCACAACCTGTTTAATAATTGCAAGTAAAGTAAACCATACTTTAAAAAGTGATCAACCGGTGATCACCATATTGATTGATAACTTTAGTGTACTCGGCAAAAAACTAACGCACCTTATTAACTGCCAAAAAAATGAAAACAATGTTTACACCTGCTTTGAA
This region of Pseudoalteromonas spongiae UST010723-006 genomic DNA includes:
- a CDS encoding virulence factor BrkB family protein, translating into MQNKVDYSQMFQQFGKAIRYAAFWFKGYGKRCLDDQITVNAGYLAYVTLLSLVPMLAVVFAIFSAFPVFQDFRAVIENFIFNNFVPTSSETIKEHIGAFTGNASQMTAMGIGFLIVVALFLIRNVDATLNRIWRTQKKRPVVISFAVYWMVLTLGPVLLGASLGMTSYLVSLAAYADEGIPGFSGFLLGLLPYVISTAGFMLIYTVVPNIRVPIKASLPGAMFAALLFELSKKGFAAYVSNFPSYEVIYGALATIPILFVWVYLSWIVVLLGAEFTVSLQQSFGERKKPLIVEQEEE
- a CDS encoding DUF2959 domain-containing protein encodes the protein MKKLLLAVATTSLLTLSGCQTAYYSAMESVGVHKRDILIDRVEEAKESQQDSQEEFQSAYERLTTLINFDGGELQKVYDQLNDDYLASKKSAEDVSSKINAVEDVAEALFDEWEEELEQYSNAKLKRDSQKKLSATKRQFEQLLRSMRRSESKMEPVLTALNDNVLYLKHNLNAQAIAAIKGEFSTLKRDIKTLMSEMNKSIADSNKFIAQMNK
- a CDS encoding alpha/beta hydrolase family protein; translation: MTKIILALGVLAASLAYPTNSLASELANSSNVTLEAFTMMPMIRSVSVSPDGKKVAILRATTKNGDYVIEIRDPFNLKKEPVVLGASKMMVSSVGFLNNEKIGVSFRQILEDGNSKRWVNEFAITDADGKGKWVIPSNNKRLGFFQIFDLLPKEDNTVLALTDVNDNRIPDVVRYNLDNGSFKTVMRGNTEITGGFVADADGDIRAARGFDRATNSIELFARRKGSTNWKKIKTISPKSRESYDFLGFSKESPNDMYISANLGQDKTGIYTFNIETGEISERLFGLKSVDAGSIIQNKWGSLLGYSYTTNWPKRYFTDPNEDALYQSLEGLFPRKFVNITSRSNSDDVLVVQTSSNKDPGTFYIITNKQKLDKIGGRLPLLTEDKLADVKYISYSARDGRKIRAYVTTPNTKGPHPAIVLPHGGPWVRDTIIFDEWAQLLAANGYVVIQPNYRGSTGYGLEHWVAGDNNWGLKMQDDLDDAAMYLVEKGYTTIDKLAMFGWSYGGYAAFAASMREKNIYQCTVAGAGVSDLSRINATLNEDEFLSELQQPTITGISPIDKVEKVNIPIMVIHGDIDERVPVVHSRKFVTELEKLNKVHKYVELEDADHFYDTLFHDHKNEFYSNLINWLDNDCGLKN
- a CDS encoding TonB-dependent receptor domain-containing protein, with product MKKLNLLALSVKSALFAGAITSFAGVAAEEEKNNAEDEEIEKVVVTGSRIRKAEFSNASPIQVISGDLSREMGLFEAGEMLQSTNQAAGVQIDNTFGGYVLDNGPGAATIGFRGLGAERTLVVINGRRMAPAGVGGAPTSPDLNLIPGVMIDRVENLFDGASTVYGSDAVAGVANVVLKSDIEGFEVQGSYQAPQSGGGEQSNLSVMWGDTYDNGFITVGLEYADSKAQSYSETAFAKGCEERIFESEEGDIITRFSGIGPTAGGEDTCDIFPLTNRVFVPAFWGSLYVTPGYTNTGIPNLSETTVPSQYAGLFPEWVLADFNGDGIIDDLDGAIVDGNGDGLRDVDFQDPLYAFQQSDYYKSGDYRSRNERLSFMVNGEHNFADDNDTTFYYEGLYAQRNSPVFSPGAQLFETVPASNPYNPCGVNGEVDCFGVLGFGDAGPLDVDPIINIRGDRDRFEVDVAQYRLVTGVTGNLPGLESINLNNWYYDAYVSYSASKGTDVRNGFNEQRLLHSLNTSVLNADGTVTCGDGTDGCVPVNLFADNIYQPGGGTLTDAEYNYLFDQRKIETKVNQLVVNGFLGGDLYTLPWNNETVSGIFGAEYRRDEIESDPNAVAAQGLLWGYFSDQGADGSRSLREVFTEIDLPLVKGVTGVEEFTLTVSGRISDESYYDPESTYSVKAVYRPVEWITLRGTQGTSFRAPNLRERFLNGTSGFLTVSDPCVVPSDARISDPINPDAIPTYDAANDPRDDVTLARCVSDGLDPTSLGLDPTFTESTSTEVISGGTTELSPETSLAKTYGFVIEQPFIEDVDITLSVTRFDIEVTNSIAEPSAFYSINQCYGADGNAAFCSRISRDEGGQISLVDQSFINVGLLTSQGYDYNIYYNQDFVISEQNLGVTVDLQATKMTEALYDVLGVVDDNVGEPDYPEWRGTARLMLSYDDFRFNWMARYISGGKEDDLGEFEEDTTGCTGLFNSAGERLKCRPVGFTEDYWKHDVSVSWSSDEYLISAGVRNVFNEAPPKVDPSGSFSNTNVPLGVGYDMYGRMPYINFSVNF
- a CDS encoding MBL fold metallo-hydrolase, producing the protein MKLTFIGAASTVTGSKHLLEVDNLKILIDCGLYQGIKNYRTRNWQALPFDVTKLDAVLLTHAHIDHSGYIPLLYKQGFRGPIFCSHETLKLCEVLLPDAGFLQEEDAKYANKKRFSKHSPAEPLYTLSDAKKSLSLFVPLDFQHNVEILPNITINLKPNGHILGSSSIELNANSKTLVFSGDVGRQDDPIMYSPEPISPCDLLVVEATYGDRRHTATDTKQILAGAINDTFKRGGIFLMPSFAVGRAQLILHLIAELKREQRIPNVPVYLNSPMAIKVTDLYEKAHKHHKLTKEQCQAIDDMTEFVKTQEESEMLNSRNLPCIIVSASGMASGGRVLHHLKSLLPDDKHTVAFLGFQAAGTRGEALINGAERIKIHGEYIDVKANVLNLDSLSAHGDYQDILNWLQQGEAFPKQIYINHGEVSACDAMRCHIKEQLGIDAKVAEYLEQVAL